The Lagopus muta isolate bLagMut1 chromosome 4, bLagMut1 primary, whole genome shotgun sequence genome has a window encoding:
- the LOC125691705 gene encoding alanine and glycine-rich protein-like, producing the protein MRLQPETPATGSFFSPTHAGRELQFAQIRGCQTAAWRAVIKTQSWERSPGDLSDGRPGPVPHVTVRTHNLRSRSAAPPPSPPLQGRAPRAGRGHPRARAAAQGSARSIPLAAQGGALRNPCTRRRKGREATRCAAACLGAASRATVDPAGAADGGGGPKGEEEGGSGAELVGSGGAGG; encoded by the coding sequence ATGCGGCTTCAGCCCGAGACGCCTGCAACTGGGAGCTTCTTTTCACCAACCCACGCAGGCAGAGAGCTTCAGTTCGCACAGATTCGGGGCTGCCAAACTGCGGCATGGCGAGCTGTGATaaaaacacagagctgggagagaAGCCCCGGTGATCTCTCAGACGGCCGGCCCGGCCCCGTGCCCCACGTAACTGTCAGGACACATAACCTCAGGAGCCGATCCGCAGCCCCACCGCCTTCCCCTCCGCTCCAAGGCCGAGCCCCGCGGGCAGGACGGGGCCACCCCCGAGCGCGGGCAGCGGCCCAAGGATCGGCACGTTCCATTCCCCTAGCAGCGCAGGGGGGTGCGCTCCGTAACCCCTGCACTCGTCGGAGAAAGGGACGCGAAGCGACTCGTTGCGCCGCTGCTTGCTTGGGCGCAGCGAGCCGTGCGACGGTCGACCCCGCGGGGGCGGCAGACGGCGGTGGGGGACcgaagggagaggaggaggggggaagcgGGGCGGAGTTAGTAGGTTCCGGAGGGGCCGGCGGGTGA